A segment of the Chryseobacterium scophthalmum genome:
GGTTTTTTCATCAGACACAGCATTCGTATGTTTTGGCTAAACATATCGGTCTACTAAATTCTTCGGTAACTGGAGATACCCGATTTGACAGGGTAAAGCAATTGAGGCTTCGTAATAATCATGTTGATTTCGTTGAAGAATTTATCAGCGGTAAAAAGGCAATAGTTTTTGGAAGTTCATGGCATGCAGAAGAGAAAATTGCGAAAATTATTTCTGAAAAAAATGAGAATTTAAAAATAATTATTGCTCCACACGATTTAAAAAGAGTCGATAATTTAAAAGAAATTTTTCCCTCTGCAATTTTATACAGCGAATTGCAAAACACCCAAACTCTCCAACCCTCAAACTCTCAAACGCTCATCATCGATAGCATTGGATTACTTTCCAGATTATATTCTTATGCAGATGTTGCAATTGTAGGTGGAGGTTTTCATGAAGCTGGACTTCACAATATTTTGGAGGCAGCAACTTTCGGTGTTCCTGTAATTTTTGGAAACCATTACAAGAAAAACCCTGAAGCTGATCAATTAATTTTAGCTAAAGGTAGTAAATCTTTTGAGAATGAAAATTCAGCGACTCAATTTGTTTTAGATTTATTTAATAATGAAAAAATGCGTTTGGAGATGTCTGAAAATGCTGAGCAATTTGTGACTAAGCAACCAGATTCTTCAGAGCTTATTCTTCAAAAGATATTATCACTTTAAAAATCCCTGATTCTTAATATCTTTGATGATCAAATCAAAATGATCCGGAATTTTATCGGTGCTGAACCAATTAAAGTCTATTCCATTATTGATAAACAGTTTCTCAAGATAAATATTAGCAGTGATTTTCTCGTGCGCAACTGAAAGATACTCATCAATTTCCATCCAGTAATCTTCATCTAGTTTTTTAGTTAAAGCTAGTGCTTTTACAATTTTATTGATGATATATAGATAAAGTTTATAGACATCATTGAATCTCTGTCGGCTCAGTTTTTCGTTGCTTTCAAGTATTTCATTGATCAATAAAAGGTTTAAACTAATGTCACTAAATTTATCGGTTGTTACCTTTACGTGTTCGGTAATTTGCGCGCTTATTTTTCGGATAAGTACAATGAAATATTTTTGATTGCTGATGTATTTAGAAGCATATTCCACTTTTTCCTTAATCAGTTCTTCCATTGCATCGCGTTTCTGATCAACGGTTTCTTCATCGATTAATTCGAAATATAATTTTTTAGATAAGATTTCATCCTTTCTCAGTAGTCTGAAAATGAGTCGGTCTTTTTCTACAGATGAAAGTTGACTTAATGCTGCTTTAAATTCTTTAGAATACTCCATTAATTAAATATTTTCGAATATTTCATAAATCCGTTTAATGCCCAGTTTGCGGTGTAATAAAGAGATTTTAAAGTAGAAAACTTCATAAAATCTTTATAAACAAGATACTGGTCTTTGATGATATTCTGTTTCTTTCTTGAGATGCTGTTTTCACGCATCCTATATTTGGCCATTGTTTTTGGAAGCGGTTTTCCTGCGGGGATTTTCTTTAATAAATTCAGCCACATTACATGGTCTTCTCTTTTGCTTCCTTCCGGGAAAAATTCTTTTCCGACTCTCTGTGAATCGTACATGGATGAAAGAAGAGAAAGTCTGCAGGTTTTAAGCAAGTTATTAAAAGTAACTTCTTTGTCGGCTTTAAAATCTTCAATTTTCGGAATTAAATTCTCATTACATCTTGCATAATTAGAATAGGCAATTTCTGCATTTTCACGCTTCATAAAATTGACCATTTCTTCAAGAAAATTGGGCTCCCAAAAATCATCTGCATCAAGAAAAGTAATAAATCTTCCGGAAGCTTGCTCTAGAGAAAGGTTTCTTGCGTGACCTGCACCACCATTTTTTTTAGCAATAATTAATTTTATTCTGGAATCTGGGTGTTTCTGAATGATTTCAACGGAATTATCTGTAGACTGATCGTCTGTAACAAGCCATTCCCAATCGGTAAAAGTTTGATTCATTACCGAGCTGATGGTTTCTTCTAAAAAAAGAGAAGAATTGTAACAAGGAGTAATGATGGAAACTTCGGGCACGTGTTTTTTTTGCAAATATAAGGCTTTGCGAATAGATTTTCTTCGGGAAATTTTTAAGGAAATGTAAATTATAGTTCAAAATTCAAAAAAAATGATTGAATTTTTAAAAAAAATCATAATTTTAACGCTTGAAAAATTTGATCTATGAAGAAATTAGCATTATTTGCAGGATTATCATTATTAGCTTTTACAGGATGTAACGACGATGACGCGCCGGAACAGGTATTTCCTCTTGTTGGAACATGGTCTCCTACCCAAGAAGTGAGAACACAGGTTCCTGCTGATGGAGTTGGGTTTTCTGACCAAATAGCTTATACAGACTGTCAGAAAGAATCTAGATGGGTTTTTAATGAAAATTCTTCTGGTAAAAGAACCAATAGAGATATGGCAGGTACAGTAACTCCGACCTGTAGCACAATTTCTGAGCGTAACTTCACTTATGTGTACAATTCTTCTGAGAAAAACTTCGAAATCAGATATCAAGGAACTGTGGTTTCAGATAAAGGTAAAGTGACTTTGCTTGACGCTGAAACTTTAAATCTGAAAATTGAAGATACTACAGACCCAACAATTTACAAGTCTACAACGTATACTTTTAAAAGAATTCCGCAATAATCAGTATTTCATATTACTATACAATCTCATCTTTTAGGTGAGATTTTTTTTGTTTGTAAGGATTACATTGTAATTAATTCAAAATTAAATTTACATTTATTTTATAATCATTATTTTTGTGAAACTAGATTGAGAATTGATAATGAAATTAATTCTAATATCTAAAGTCTAACATCTAACATCTATAATAAAAAGTGTTTTACGATCATCAGCAGATAGAAAAAAAGTGGCAGAAATACTGGGAAGACAATCAAACGTACAAGACTTCCAATAATACAGACAAACCGAAATTTTATGTTCTCGATATGTTTCCGTATCCATCGGGAGCGGGGCTTCACGTAGGTCATCCGCTTGGATATATTGCGTCGGATATTTATGCGAGATATAAAAGACATCAGGGTTTTAATGTTCTCCACCCGGTTGGTTACGATAGTTTTGGGCTTCCTGCTGAACAGTATGCAATACAAACGGGAACGCATCCTGCGATTACAACCGAGCAAAACATTACAAGATACGAAGAGCAATTAAGAAAAATTGGTTTCTCTTTTGACTGGAGTAGGGAAGTGAGAACTTCTGATGCTTCTTATTATAAATGGACGCAATGGATTTTTATTGAATTGTTCCATTCTTGGTATAATAAAGATACAGACAAGGCAGAATCTATCGATACTTTGATCAAACATTTTGAAGAAAAAGGAACGGAAGGTTTAAATGCCAATCAAAACGATGAATTAAATTTCACTTCAGAAGAATGGAAAAATGCTTCTGAAATTGATAAAGAAGATATTTTATTAAACTATCGTTTAGCTTACAGAGCAGAAACGACTGTGAATTGGTGTCCTGCTTTAGGAACAGTTTTGGCAAACGACGAAATAAAAGACGGTAAATCTGAGAGAGGAGGCTTCCCTGTTTTCCAAAAGAAAATGATGCAGTGGAGCATGAGAATTTCTGCTTACTCTGAAAGATTATTACAAGGTCTAAAAACTTTAGACTGGCCGCAACCTTTGAAAGATGCTCAAGAATACTGGATTGGAAAATCTCAGGGAGCGCAGGTTCAATTTAGCATTGATGGTCACGACGAAATCGTTGAGGTTTTCACGACAAGACCCGACACTATTTTCGGTGCGACTTTTATGGTATTGGCTCCAGAAAATCCTTTAGTGGAAAATATTACTACAGCCGAGCAAAAAGCTGAGGTAGATACCTATATTGAAGAAACTTCTAAGAAAACCGAAAGAGACAGAATGTCTGACGTGAAAAACGTTTCGGGTGCTTTCACGGGAAGTTATGCAATCAATCCGTTCAGTGGAGAAAAAATGCCGATCTATATTTCAGATTACGTACTGATGGGTTACGGAACGGGAGCTGTAATGGCTGTTCCTGCGCACGATGAGCGTGACCATAGATTTGCGAAGAAATTTAATCTTGAAATTAAAAAAGTTGTAGAAACAGAAGAAGACGTTCAGGAAAAGTCTTTTGATTCTAAAACCAGCGTTTGTGTAAATTCTGATTTCTTAAACGGATTAAATTATGACGAGGCAAAAGCATTAATGATTGATGCGATTGAAAAGAAAGGAATTGGCCACGGAACGACGAATTACAGACAGCGTGATGCGATTTTCTCAAGACAAAGATATTGGGGAGAACCGGTTCCTATATATTATAAGGATGGAATGCCTTACACGTTGCCAAATTCTGCATTACCTTTGGAACTTCC
Coding sequences within it:
- a CDS encoding 3-deoxy-D-manno-octulosonic acid transferase — protein: MAILYSIFVNLLIFGMKVLSLFNDKTKKGVEGRKQSLETVKSAFSSSDKVLWMHAASLGEYEQGLPVLEKLKKNFPNHKILITFFSPSGYENVVKKKHIADAVCYLPFDRKSTVEEFISQFDCELFFTVKYDYWYNLLAELKHENVKTFVISALFYERQSFFTTYGKWFVKQLKQNITWFFHQTQHSYVLAKHIGLLNSSVTGDTRFDRVKQLRLRNNHVDFVEEFISGKKAIVFGSSWHAEEKIAKIISEKNENLKIIIAPHDLKRVDNLKEIFPSAILYSELQNTQTLQPSNSQTLIIDSIGLLSRLYSYADVAIVGGGFHEAGLHNILEAATFGVPVIFGNHYKKNPEADQLILAKGSKSFENENSATQFVLDLFNNEKMRLEMSENAEQFVTKQPDSSELILQKILSL
- a CDS encoding deoxyuridine 5'-triphosphate nucleotidohydrolase, whose product is MEYSKEFKAALSQLSSVEKDRLIFRLLRKDEILSKKLYFELIDEETVDQKRDAMEELIKEKVEYASKYISNQKYFIVLIRKISAQITEHVKVTTDKFSDISLNLLLINEILESNEKLSRQRFNDVYKLYLYIINKIVKALALTKKLDEDYWMEIDEYLSVAHEKITANIYLEKLFINNGIDFNWFSTDKIPDHFDLIIKDIKNQGFLK
- a CDS encoding glycosyltransferase family 2 protein, whose product is MPEVSIITPCYNSSLFLEETISSVMNQTFTDWEWLVTDDQSTDNSVEIIQKHPDSRIKLIIAKKNGGAGHARNLSLEQASGRFITFLDADDFWEPNFLEEMVNFMKRENAEIAYSNYARCNENLIPKIEDFKADKEVTFNNLLKTCRLSLLSSMYDSQRVGKEFFPEGSKREDHVMWLNLLKKIPAGKPLPKTMAKYRMRENSISRKKQNIIKDQYLVYKDFMKFSTLKSLYYTANWALNGFMKYSKIFN
- a CDS encoding lipocalin family protein, with the translated sequence MKKLALFAGLSLLAFTGCNDDDAPEQVFPLVGTWSPTQEVRTQVPADGVGFSDQIAYTDCQKESRWVFNENSSGKRTNRDMAGTVTPTCSTISERNFTYVYNSSEKNFEIRYQGTVVSDKGKVTLLDAETLNLKIEDTTDPTIYKSTTYTFKRIPQ
- the leuS gene encoding leucine--tRNA ligase yields the protein MFYDHQQIEKKWQKYWEDNQTYKTSNNTDKPKFYVLDMFPYPSGAGLHVGHPLGYIASDIYARYKRHQGFNVLHPVGYDSFGLPAEQYAIQTGTHPAITTEQNITRYEEQLRKIGFSFDWSREVRTSDASYYKWTQWIFIELFHSWYNKDTDKAESIDTLIKHFEEKGTEGLNANQNDELNFTSEEWKNASEIDKEDILLNYRLAYRAETTVNWCPALGTVLANDEIKDGKSERGGFPVFQKKMMQWSMRISAYSERLLQGLKTLDWPQPLKDAQEYWIGKSQGAQVQFSIDGHDEIVEVFTTRPDTIFGATFMVLAPENPLVENITTAEQKAEVDTYIEETSKKTERDRMSDVKNVSGAFTGSYAINPFSGEKMPIYISDYVLMGYGTGAVMAVPAHDERDHRFAKKFNLEIKKVVETEEDVQEKSFDSKTSVCVNSDFLNGLNYDEAKALMIDAIEKKGIGHGTTNYRQRDAIFSRQRYWGEPVPIYYKDGMPYTLPNSALPLELPEVEKYLPTEDGDPPLGNSKTFAWDEVNQKIVDTNLIDDQTVFPLELSTMPGWAGSSWYFLRYMDPKNDEVFTNKELSDYWGQVDLYIGGSEHATGHLLYSRFWNMFLKDRGYINHDEPFQKLINQGMILGMSAFVYRIDGTNQYVSKNLAKDYKTQEIHVDVSLLKGTTDELDTEAFKAWRPDYADAEFILEDGKYFTGREVEKMSKSKYNVVNPDDICNEYGADGLRLYEMFLGPLEQSKPWNTQGLSGVYGFLKKFWNLYFNGEVFEVSDEEPTKAEYKVLHTLIKKVVYDIENFSFNTSVSSFMIAVNELQKLKCNKRNILEPLAVIISPYAPHICEELWSLLGNKESIEFERFPILDENYLIEDEIEYPVSVNGKMKFKIALPATLSAKEVEDLVLQNEKMGMLLEGKTPKKIIVVPKKIVNIVI